A stretch of Mustela nigripes isolate SB6536 chromosome 6, MUSNIG.SB6536, whole genome shotgun sequence DNA encodes these proteins:
- the HNRNPA1 gene encoding heterogeneous nuclear ribonucleoprotein A1 — protein sequence MSKSESPKEPEQLRKLFIGGLSFETTDESLRSHFEQWGTLTDCVVMRDPNTKRSRGFGFVTYATVEEVDAAMNARPHKVDGRVVEPKRAVSREDSQRPGAHLTVKKIFVGGIKEDTEEHHLRDYFEQYGKIEVIEIMTDRGSGKKRGFAFVTFDDHDSVDKIVIQKYHTVNGHNCEVRKALSKQEMASASSSQRGRSGSGNFGGGRGGGFGGNDNFGRGGNFSGRGGFGGSRGGGGYGGSGDGYNGFGNDGGYGGGGPGYSGGSRGYGSGGQGYGNQGSGYGGSGSYDSYNNGGGGGGYGGGSGSNFGGGGSYNDFGNYNNQSSNFGPMKGGNFGGRSSGPYGGGGQYFAKPRNQGGYGGSSSSSSYGSGRRF from the exons ATGTCTAAGTCAGAG tctcccaaagagcctgaacagCTGCGGAAGCTCTTCATCGgaggtctgagctttgaaacaaccGATGAGAGTCTGAGGAGCCATTTTGAGCAATGGGGAACACTTACGGACTGTGTG GTAATGAGAGATCCGAACACCAAGCGctccagaggctttgggtttgtcacctatgccactgtggaggaggtggatgcagccatgaatgcaaggccacacaaggtggatggaagagtTGTGGAACCAAAGAGGGCTGTCTCAAGAGAA gattctcaaagacctggtgcccacttaactgtgaaaaagatttttgttggtggcattaaagaagacactgaagaacatcatctaagagattatttcgaacagtatgggaaaatcgaagtgattgagatcatgactgaccgaggcagtggcaaaaagaggggttttgcttttgtaacatttgatgaCCATGATTCTGTAGACAAGATTGTCA TTCAAAAATACCATACTGTGAATGGCCACAACTGTGAAGTAAGGAAAGCgctctctaagcaagagatggctagtgcttcatccagccaaagag GTcgaagtggttctggaaactttggtggtggtcgtggaggtggttttggtgggaatgacaactttggtCGCGGAGGAAACTTCAGTGGTCGAG gtggctttggtggcagtcgaggtggtggtggatatggtggcagtggggatggctatAACGGATTTGGTAATGATG GTGGTTATGGAGGAGGCGGCCCTGGTTActctggaggaagcagaggctatGGAAGTGGTGGACAGGGTTATGGAAACCAGGGCAGTGGCTATGGCGGGAGTGGCAGCTATGACAGCTATAACAACGGAGGAGGCGGAGGCGGCTATGGCGGTGGTAGTG GAAGCAACTTTGGAGGTGGCGGAAGCTATAATGATTTTGGCAATTACAACAATCAATCCTCAAATTTTGGACCCATGAAAGGAGgcaattttggaggcagaagctctggccctTATGGTGGTGGAGGCCAATACTTCGCCAAACCACGAAACCAAG GTGGCTAtggtggttccagcagcagcagcagctatggcagtggcagaaggttttaa
- the NFE2 gene encoding transcription factor NF-E2 45 kDa subunit isoform X1 — MPPCPPQQSRNRVTQLPALELGEMELTWQEIMSITELQGLNAPSEPSFEAPAPAPYPGPPPPPTYCPCSIHPDAGFALPPPPYELPAPTSQVPEPSYSYGNMAIPVSKPLTLSSLLSEPLPDPLALLDIGLPVGPPKPQEDPESDSGLSLNYSDAESLELEGTEAGRRRSEYVEMYPVEYPYSLMPNSLAHPNYALPPAENPLALEPSSGPVRAKSTARGEAGSRDERRALAMKIPFPTDKIVNLPVDDFNELLARYPLTESQLALVRDIRRRGKNKVAAQNCRKRKLETIVQLERELERLGSERERLLRARGEADRTLEVMRQQLTELYCDIFQHLRDEAGNSYSPEEYALQQAADGAIFLVPRGTKMEATD; from the exons ATGCCCCCGTGTCCTCCCCAGCAGAGCAGGAACAGGGTGACACAGTTACCCGCTCTGGAGCTGGGTGAGATGGAGTTGACTTGGCAAGAGATCATGTCCATCACTGAGCTGCAG GGCCTAAACGCTCCAAGTGAGCCATCATTtgaggccccagccccagccccataTCCTgggcccccaccacccccaacttACTGCCCCTGCTCAATTCACCCAGATGCTGGCTTCGCCCTTCCTCCACCACCTTATGAGCTTCCAGCACCCACATCTCAGGTCCCAGAGCCTTCATACTCCTATGGCAACATGGCCATCCCAGTCTCCAAGCCACTGACCCTCTCGAGCCTGCTCAGTGAGCCCCTCCCAGACCCCTTGGCTCTCCTGGACATTGGGCTGCCAGTGGGGCCCCCCAAGCCCCAAGAAGACCCAGAATCCGACTCAGGATTATCCCTCAACTATAGTGACGCTGAATCTCTTGAGCTGGAGGGGACAGAGGCTGGTCGGCGGCGCAGTGAGTACGTAGAGATGTACCCAGTGGAGTACCCCTATTCACTTATGCCCAACTCTTTGGCCCACCCTAACTATGCCTTGCCACCTGCGGAGAACCCCTTAGCCTTAGAACCCTCTTCAGGCCCGGTGCGGGCCAAGTCCACTGCACGGGGGGAGGCGGGGAGTCGGGATGAGCGTCGGGCCCTGGCTATGAAGATTCCCTTCCCGACGGACAAGATTGTCAACTTGCCAGTAGATGACTTTAACGAGCTGTTGGCACGATACCCACTGACGGAGAGCCAGCTGGCCTTAGTCCGGGACATCCGACGGCGGGGCAAAAACAAGGTGGCCGCCCAGAACTGTCGCAAGAGAAAGTTGGAGACCATTGTGCAGTTGGAGCGGGAACTGGAGCGGCTGGGCAGTGAACGGGAACGGCTTCTCCGGGCCAGAGGGGAGGCTGACAGGACCCTGGAGGTCATGCGCCAACAGCTGACGGAGCTGTACTGTGACATTTTCCAGCACCTGCGGGATGAAGCGGGCAACAGCTACTCCCCTGAAGAGTATGCTCTCCAACAGGCTGCTGATGGGGCCATCTTCCTGGTGCCCCGGGGGACTAAGATGGAAGCCACAGACTAA
- the NFE2 gene encoding transcription factor NF-E2 45 kDa subunit isoform X2 — translation MAIPVSKPLTLSSLLSEPLPDPLALLDIGLPVGPPKPQEDPESDSGLSLNYSDAESLELEGTEAGRRRSEYVEMYPVEYPYSLMPNSLAHPNYALPPAENPLALEPSSGPVRAKSTARGEAGSRDERRALAMKIPFPTDKIVNLPVDDFNELLARYPLTESQLALVRDIRRRGKNKVAAQNCRKRKLETIVQLERELERLGSERERLLRARGEADRTLEVMRQQLTELYCDIFQHLRDEAGNSYSPEEYALQQAADGAIFLVPRGTKMEATD, via the coding sequence ATGGCCATCCCAGTCTCCAAGCCACTGACCCTCTCGAGCCTGCTCAGTGAGCCCCTCCCAGACCCCTTGGCTCTCCTGGACATTGGGCTGCCAGTGGGGCCCCCCAAGCCCCAAGAAGACCCAGAATCCGACTCAGGATTATCCCTCAACTATAGTGACGCTGAATCTCTTGAGCTGGAGGGGACAGAGGCTGGTCGGCGGCGCAGTGAGTACGTAGAGATGTACCCAGTGGAGTACCCCTATTCACTTATGCCCAACTCTTTGGCCCACCCTAACTATGCCTTGCCACCTGCGGAGAACCCCTTAGCCTTAGAACCCTCTTCAGGCCCGGTGCGGGCCAAGTCCACTGCACGGGGGGAGGCGGGGAGTCGGGATGAGCGTCGGGCCCTGGCTATGAAGATTCCCTTCCCGACGGACAAGATTGTCAACTTGCCAGTAGATGACTTTAACGAGCTGTTGGCACGATACCCACTGACGGAGAGCCAGCTGGCCTTAGTCCGGGACATCCGACGGCGGGGCAAAAACAAGGTGGCCGCCCAGAACTGTCGCAAGAGAAAGTTGGAGACCATTGTGCAGTTGGAGCGGGAACTGGAGCGGCTGGGCAGTGAACGGGAACGGCTTCTCCGGGCCAGAGGGGAGGCTGACAGGACCCTGGAGGTCATGCGCCAACAGCTGACGGAGCTGTACTGTGACATTTTCCAGCACCTGCGGGATGAAGCGGGCAACAGCTACTCCCCTGAAGAGTATGCTCTCCAACAGGCTGCTGATGGGGCCATCTTCCTGGTGCCCCGGGGGACTAAGATGGAAGCCACAGACTAA